A genomic stretch from Bradyrhizobium sp. 195 includes:
- a CDS encoding sugar kinase has protein sequence MQALFIGQTYIDVVFITDHMPTGDEKHVASDYAVSFGGNAVTAAFCCAKLGIVPDLIATAANDWLGRMFQDMCAKYAISLHGRKVNQSSLSFIMPKDGKRAIVRCRDDEHIHPFPMLNLGGCRALHVDGHQPDAAIHYAKVCREAGILTSLDGGGLRTNTHELLEFIDVAIVAERLCEQMDLTPEKMLDYLKSRGCKIGGITMGEKGLLWYDETGTVQVMPAMPIPRERVIDTNGAGDVFHGAYVYSYLAHPGKSWREHFDFARAASTYKIQRLGNEAGLPTLVDIAKVRHEFEVRV, from the coding sequence ATGCAGGCTCTCTTCATCGGACAGACCTATATCGACGTCGTCTTCATCACCGACCACATGCCGACCGGCGACGAGAAACACGTGGCATCGGACTACGCGGTCTCTTTCGGCGGCAACGCGGTGACAGCGGCTTTCTGCTGCGCCAAGCTCGGCATCGTGCCCGATCTGATCGCCACCGCGGCCAATGACTGGCTGGGGCGCATGTTCCAGGACATGTGCGCGAAATACGCGATCTCGCTGCACGGGCGGAAGGTGAACCAGTCCTCGCTCTCCTTCATCATGCCCAAGGACGGCAAGCGCGCCATCGTCCGCTGCCGCGACGACGAGCACATCCATCCGTTCCCGATGCTCAATCTCGGCGGCTGCCGCGCGCTGCATGTCGACGGCCACCAGCCGGATGCTGCGATCCACTACGCCAAAGTGTGCCGCGAGGCCGGTATTTTGACCTCGCTCGACGGCGGCGGCCTGCGCACCAACACGCATGAGCTGCTGGAATTCATCGACGTCGCCATCGTCGCCGAGCGCCTGTGCGAGCAGATGGACCTGACGCCGGAGAAGATGCTCGACTATCTCAAGAGCCGCGGCTGCAAGATCGGCGGCATCACCATGGGCGAGAAGGGCCTGCTCTGGTACGACGAAACCGGGACGGTCCAGGTGATGCCCGCGATGCCGATCCCGCGCGAGCGCGTGATCGACACCAACGGCGCCGGCGACGTCTTCCATGGCGCCTATGTCTATTCCTACCTCGCCCATCCCGGCAAAAGCTGGCGCGAGCATTTTGACTTTGCCCGCGCGGCCTCGACCTACAAGATCCAGCGCCTCGGCAACGAGGCCGGCCTGCCGACGCTGGTCGACATCGCCAAGGTCAGGCACGAGTTCGAGGTCAGGGTCTAG
- a CDS encoding histidine phosphatase family protein, which produces MTRPTRSFYGLRHGATDWNREGRFQGRTDNPLNEDGLRQAQEAVDMLRGVGISRIIASPLVRAARTAEIIADAISVPLAIDEGIIEFDFGSFEGLPVRDLMIKHGVKSATGLVSILPTDGENWDAMAERSLRCVSTWLERHPDDNLLFVCHDAVMQGMANALCGSYFRNSHGTPFCYVHENTRWSIEQIATADRYSPSPPVT; this is translated from the coding sequence GTGACGAGGCCCACGCGCAGCTTCTACGGCCTTCGTCACGGCGCGACCGACTGGAATCGCGAGGGCCGATTCCAGGGGCGGACCGACAATCCGCTGAACGAGGACGGCCTGCGGCAGGCGCAAGAAGCCGTGGACATGCTGCGTGGCGTCGGCATCAGCCGCATCATTGCAAGCCCCCTGGTGCGCGCGGCGCGAACGGCAGAGATCATCGCGGACGCGATCTCGGTCCCGCTTGCGATCGACGAAGGCATCATCGAGTTCGATTTCGGCAGCTTTGAGGGCCTGCCCGTCCGCGATCTGATGATCAAGCACGGTGTCAAATCAGCGACGGGCCTCGTGTCGATCCTTCCGACCGACGGCGAGAACTGGGACGCCATGGCCGAGCGTTCGCTGCGTTGCGTCTCGACCTGGCTCGAGCGTCATCCTGACGACAACCTGCTGTTCGTCTGCCACGACGCGGTGATGCAGGGCATGGCAAACGCGCTGTGCGGCAGCTACTTCAGGAATAGCCACGGCACGCCGTTCTGCTACGTGCACGAAAACACGCGATGGAGCATCGAGCAAATCGCTACTGCGGACAGATATAGCCCGTCCCCGCCGGTGACTTGA
- a CDS encoding VOC family protein: MITGLDHIVVLVSDIGAAKAAYQTLLARAPAWQNSGEGADRVLFTLGNMTIELMAPSGFSVTADRMRALLGDQEGVLASLCFRVADIGRMHRRLERVALSPDPVAEVESSDAESGNVLHWKRTRAATELTRGVRMFFLELADERPLSPATDIAPIEALDHVVITTEDSERAAALYGARLGLDLALDRSHQDWGQLMFFRCGDLIVEVVRRPVAGGDLTHDRLWGLSWRVADIDATRARLIAAGLDVTEVRNGRKPGTRIMTVRNGTCGIQTVLLERSPKPAD, from the coding sequence ATGATCACCGGGCTTGATCACATCGTCGTTCTGGTGAGCGACATCGGTGCGGCCAAGGCGGCCTACCAGACGCTGCTCGCCCGCGCGCCGGCCTGGCAGAATTCGGGGGAGGGCGCCGACCGGGTGCTGTTCACCCTCGGCAACATGACGATCGAACTGATGGCGCCGAGCGGCTTCAGCGTGACCGCGGATCGCATGCGGGCACTGCTCGGCGACCAGGAAGGCGTGCTCGCCAGCCTGTGCTTTCGTGTCGCAGACATCGGCAGGATGCACCGGCGGCTGGAACGGGTGGCGTTGAGCCCCGATCCGGTCGCCGAGGTCGAAAGCAGCGACGCTGAATCCGGCAACGTCTTGCACTGGAAGCGCACGCGTGCCGCCACGGAGCTCACGCGCGGCGTGCGCATGTTCTTCCTCGAATTGGCCGATGAGCGCCCGCTCTCCCCGGCGACCGACATCGCGCCGATCGAGGCGCTCGACCATGTCGTGATCACCACCGAGGATTCCGAACGCGCCGCCGCGCTCTACGGCGCGCGGCTCGGCCTCGACCTGGCGCTCGACCGCTCGCACCAGGATTGGGGCCAGTTGATGTTCTTCCGCTGCGGCGACCTCATCGTCGAGGTGGTGCGCCGGCCCGTCGCCGGCGGTGACCTCACGCATGACCGTCTGTGGGGCCTGAGCTGGCGCGTCGCCGACATCGACGCAACGCGCGCCCGCCTGATCGCTGCAGGCCTCGACGTCACCGAGGTCCGCAACGGCCGCAAGCCCGGCACGCGGATCATGACCGTGCGGAACGGCACCTGCGGGATTCAGACGGTGCTGCTGGAGCGCTCGCCGAAGCCGGCGGATTGA
- a CDS encoding ribokinase: MGRVFVAGSINMDVVATADRHPKVGETVAGRQVLYFPGGKGANQAVAASRLGAQTMLIGRLGRDSFGAELRTFLGDQGIDLGSVRDADTHTGTAIITVAEADNTIVVIPGSNALVSADDVADVPLAKGDVAVSQFEIPLPTIAAFFGRAREAGVMTVLNPAPALEMSGELLALVDILVLNETELGFLAGVELSERDEAARIFDVARQLQARQDQTICVTLGRRGVLALAGREEVAVPGRAVKAVDTTGAGDCFVGALAAQLADGVPLRAAFTFANAAASISVQRMGAGPSMPTATEVAAAITAS; encoded by the coding sequence ATGGGGCGCGTCTTCGTCGCCGGCAGCATCAACATGGATGTGGTGGCGACCGCCGATCGCCATCCCAAGGTCGGCGAGACCGTCGCCGGCCGGCAGGTGCTGTATTTTCCGGGCGGCAAGGGTGCGAACCAGGCGGTGGCGGCGTCACGGCTCGGTGCGCAGACCATGCTGATCGGCCGGCTGGGCAGGGATTCGTTCGGGGCCGAGTTGAGGACCTTCCTCGGCGATCAGGGGATCGATCTTGGCTCCGTCCGCGACGCGGACACGCACACCGGCACCGCGATCATCACGGTCGCCGAGGCCGACAACACCATCGTCGTCATTCCCGGCAGCAATGCCCTGGTCAGCGCGGATGATGTCGCGGATGTGCCGCTGGCGAAGGGCGATGTCGCAGTCAGCCAGTTCGAGATCCCGCTGCCGACCATCGCCGCCTTCTTCGGGCGCGCGCGCGAGGCTGGCGTCATGACGGTGCTCAACCCGGCGCCGGCGCTAGAGATGTCAGGCGAGTTGCTCGCGCTGGTCGACATCCTCGTGCTGAACGAGACCGAGCTCGGCTTCCTCGCCGGCGTGGAACTGTCCGAGCGTGACGAGGCCGCACGGATCTTCGACGTGGCGCGGCAGCTTCAGGCGCGGCAGGATCAGACCATCTGCGTCACGCTCGGCAGGCGCGGCGTGCTCGCGCTCGCCGGGCGCGAAGAGGTCGCGGTGCCCGGGCGCGCCGTGAAGGCGGTCGATACCACCGGCGCCGGCGACTGCTTCGTCGGCGCATTAGCGGCGCAACTCGCTGACGGTGTACCCTTGCGCGCCGCCTTCACCTTCGCCAACGCCGCCGCCTCGATCAGCGTGCAACGGATGGGCGCGGGACCGTCGATGCCGACGGCCACAGAGGTCGCCGCAGCGATCACCGCAAGCTGA
- a CDS encoding ABC transporter substrate-binding protein encodes MKRWIGAVSAVLMTFAAMPAQAADKVVLMLNWYVYGEHAPFYYGKAKGIYAAEGIDLEIQEGRGSAATTQAVAAKTADFGYVDVPTMMRAAIKGAPVVATGVLLQTSPMSAMGFADKNIKKPEDIKGKTVAITPADSMTQIWPLFLKKTGLKESDFKTVAGDGQTKLNAVINGQADLLLGYVMDQSMKIKDATGKDVYPIKFADYGINMVSSGIIANADYVKANADLVRRFMSATTKAVEAAEKEPKAAAQSILDANPKGGKIDTLTQGFELTIPLYRTAETKSKRPFQVTDQNMTDSVNLMVEYGGLDAKAKENPKAFYTNDYLPKSGS; translated from the coding sequence ATGAAGCGGTGGATAGGGGCTGTCTCGGCGGTGCTGATGACCTTCGCGGCCATGCCGGCGCAGGCGGCCGACAAGGTCGTGCTGATGCTGAACTGGTATGTCTATGGCGAGCACGCGCCGTTCTATTACGGCAAGGCCAAGGGCATTTACGCCGCCGAAGGCATCGACCTCGAGATCCAGGAAGGCCGCGGCTCGGCCGCGACCACGCAGGCCGTCGCCGCCAAGACCGCCGACTTCGGCTATGTCGACGTGCCCACCATGATGCGCGCCGCAATCAAGGGGGCGCCCGTGGTTGCGACCGGCGTGCTGCTCCAGACCTCACCGATGTCCGCCATGGGCTTCGCCGACAAGAACATCAAAAAGCCCGAGGACATCAAGGGCAAGACGGTCGCGATCACGCCGGCCGATTCCATGACCCAGATCTGGCCGCTGTTCCTGAAGAAGACCGGCCTGAAGGAAAGCGACTTCAAAACCGTTGCCGGCGACGGCCAGACCAAGCTCAACGCCGTCATCAACGGCCAGGCCGATCTGCTGCTCGGCTACGTCATGGACCAGTCGATGAAGATCAAGGACGCCACCGGCAAGGACGTTTACCCAATCAAGTTCGCGGACTACGGCATCAACATGGTGTCGTCAGGCATCATCGCCAACGCCGACTATGTGAAGGCCAATGCCGATCTCGTCCGCCGCTTCATGTCGGCGACGACCAAGGCGGTCGAAGCCGCCGAGAAGGAGCCGAAGGCCGCGGCACAGTCGATCCTCGATGCCAATCCCAAGGGCGGCAAGATCGACACGCTGACGCAGGGCTTTGAGCTGACCATTCCGCTCTACCGGACTGCGGAAACCAAGAGCAAGCGGCCGTTCCAGGTCACCGACCAGAACATGACGGACTCGGTCAATCTGATGGTCGAATATGGCGGTCTCGACGCCAAGGCCAAGGAGAACCCGAAGGCCTTCTACACCAACGACTATCTGCCGAAGAGTGGCTCGTGA
- a CDS encoding TRAP transporter large permease — translation MSAPIVLALMTVCFLSFGYLGVPVPFSLMAGVFIGALLSDVSLAAIIQKIFDGVDSEALLAIPFFLLVGELMSSANVVVRIANLSVSLVGHIRGGLSQVVVVFSMFFSEMSGSTTADVAVMSRALGGPMKREGYEPAFIAAIIASASTIAALVPPSITAVVYGAVGNVSIAGLFMAGVVPGMMIGFGLMIYCYFFGPSGLRKPRAPLKQVVFAAGDAALPLMIPVILLGGILTGWFTPTEAGVVAVVWIVLVVIPALNRGHIKKIPYDFCLAGLIFSLPLITIGAANAFGWMLAYLRGATYIAEWITSIAGNDPHLIMLLMVLLFTIVGDFIEPVPTIIIFMPLVNALTEAGDINAVHMGVVLIATLAFGLITPPYGLVLLMGAKFVGVSFAKALRAALPIYLVFLATIAFAIYFPSVVLWLPRHVLPESVGCFKSPAGTGYICPQ, via the coding sequence TGTCGTTCGGCTATCTCGGCGTGCCCGTGCCGTTCTCACTGATGGCCGGCGTCTTCATCGGCGCGCTGCTGTCGGATGTTTCGCTCGCCGCCATCATTCAGAAGATCTTTGATGGCGTCGATTCCGAAGCGCTGCTGGCGATCCCGTTCTTCCTGCTGGTCGGCGAGCTCATGAGCTCGGCCAACGTCGTGGTGCGAATAGCCAATCTTTCGGTGTCGCTGGTCGGGCATATCAGGGGCGGGCTGTCGCAGGTCGTGGTCGTTTTCAGCATGTTCTTCTCGGAGATGTCGGGCTCCACCACCGCCGACGTCGCCGTGATGAGCCGCGCGCTCGGCGGCCCGATGAAGCGCGAGGGTTATGAGCCCGCCTTCATCGCGGCGATCATCGCGTCCGCATCGACCATCGCCGCGCTGGTGCCGCCCAGCATCACCGCCGTGGTCTACGGCGCGGTCGGCAACGTCTCGATCGCCGGCCTGTTCATGGCAGGCGTGGTGCCGGGCATGATGATCGGTTTCGGGTTGATGATCTATTGCTATTTCTTCGGCCCGTCCGGACTGCGCAAGCCACGTGCGCCGCTCAAGCAGGTGGTGTTCGCGGCCGGCGATGCCGCTCTGCCGCTGATGATCCCGGTGATCCTGCTCGGGGGCATCTTGACCGGCTGGTTCACGCCGACGGAGGCGGGCGTGGTCGCGGTGGTCTGGATCGTTCTGGTCGTGATCCCCGCGCTCAACCGCGGGCATATCAAGAAGATTCCTTACGATTTCTGTCTCGCGGGCCTGATCTTCTCGCTGCCGCTGATCACCATCGGCGCCGCCAACGCCTTCGGCTGGATGCTGGCTTATTTGCGCGGTGCGACTTACATAGCCGAGTGGATCACCTCGATCGCCGGCAATGATCCACACCTGATCATGCTGTTGATGGTGCTGCTCTTCACCATCGTCGGCGATTTCATCGAGCCGGTGCCGACCATCATCATCTTCATGCCCCTGGTCAACGCGCTGACGGAAGCCGGCGACATCAATGCCGTGCACATGGGCGTGGTGCTGATCGCGACGCTCGCCTTCGGCCTGATCACGCCGCCTTATGGGCTGGTGCTGCTGATGGGGGCGAAATTCGTCGGCGTCAGCTTCGCCAAGGCATTACGCGCGGCGCTACCGATCTACCTGGTGTTCCTGGCGACGATTGCCTTTGCGATCTATTTCCCGAGCGTGGTGCTATGGCTGCCGCGGCACGTGCTCCCTGAATCGGTCGGCTGCTTCAAGTCACCGGCGGGGACGGGCTATATCTGTCCGCAGTAG
- a CDS encoding enoyl-CoA hydratase/isomerase family protein, translating to MTAPASQPDDPALLRIDGPIATITLNRPAAFNSVNLAIAQKLEQLAASIEGDDNIRVVVLEGEGRAFSAGGDLQTIGAAAEAGTVTPVVGELLKHYHAFIEIVRRMPKISLSSVHGSAAGAGMGLAFVTDLCIAADDAKFTPAYAKIGVSPDGGSTVGIVGTVGPRRALQIFLAEDNFTAQQAHEWGLVAKVVPAAELKAATRKLAERLAQNPPAAIAGTRQLVYQAATTPVKQQLDAEEHKIIMAMNTEAFRTAVKKFTSKSK from the coding sequence ATGACCGCGCCCGCCTCCCAACCCGATGATCCCGCCCTGCTCCGGATCGACGGCCCGATCGCGACCATCACGCTCAACCGTCCCGCCGCGTTCAACTCCGTCAACCTTGCGATCGCCCAGAAGCTCGAGCAGCTCGCGGCCTCCATCGAAGGCGACGACAACATCCGCGTCGTGGTGCTCGAAGGCGAAGGCCGCGCCTTCTCGGCCGGCGGCGATCTGCAGACGATCGGGGCGGCCGCCGAAGCGGGTACGGTGACGCCGGTCGTAGGCGAGCTCCTGAAGCACTATCACGCCTTCATCGAGATCGTCAGGCGCATGCCGAAGATCTCGCTGTCGAGCGTGCACGGCTCGGCGGCCGGCGCCGGCATGGGCCTCGCCTTCGTCACTGACCTCTGCATCGCCGCTGATGATGCCAAGTTCACGCCGGCCTATGCCAAGATCGGGGTATCGCCCGACGGCGGCTCGACGGTCGGCATCGTCGGCACGGTCGGCCCCCGTCGCGCGCTGCAGATTTTTCTTGCCGAGGACAATTTCACCGCACAGCAGGCCCATGAATGGGGCCTCGTTGCCAAGGTCGTTCCCGCCGCGGAATTGAAGGCGGCGACGCGAAAGCTCGCCGAGCGTCTCGCGCAGAACCCGCCGGCCGCAATCGCCGGCACAAGGCAGCTGGTCTACCAGGCCGCCACCACCCCGGTGAAACAGCAGTTAGACGCCGAGGAGCACAAGATCATCATGGCGATGAACACGGAAGCGTTTCGCACTGCCGTGAAGAAATTCACGAGCAAGTCAAAGTGA
- a CDS encoding ABC transporter permease — translation MAELKQQGAVSRMLNAAWIRPFLFLVFIVVAWDLSIRLFRIPAYQIPAPLDVVAVLRTEWPELLRQSWPTTYATVCGFALSALFGIPVAMLIAGSKTVESYVYPLLVFSQSVPKIAIAPLFVVWFGFGIIPKVISAFLLGFFPVVVSAVQGFKSVDPDMVDLARAMQGSRFQVFCAVNLPHALPAIFSGLKVSVTLAVVGAVVGEFVGSNSGIGYVMQRSIGTFDLPTMFAALVILALLGVVLFWVVDRIEKLIIPWHVSQREDVIFAS, via the coding sequence TTGGCCGAGCTGAAGCAGCAAGGTGCAGTGTCCAGGATGCTGAATGCGGCCTGGATTCGGCCGTTTTTGTTCCTGGTCTTCATCGTGGTCGCCTGGGATCTTTCGATCCGGCTGTTCAGGATTCCCGCCTACCAGATCCCGGCGCCCCTCGATGTCGTCGCGGTGCTGCGCACGGAATGGCCGGAACTGCTGCGCCAGTCCTGGCCGACGACCTATGCGACCGTCTGCGGTTTCGCGCTGTCCGCTCTGTTCGGCATTCCCGTCGCGATGTTGATCGCGGGGTCCAAGACGGTGGAGAGCTACGTCTATCCGCTGCTGGTGTTCTCGCAATCCGTGCCGAAGATCGCGATCGCGCCGCTGTTCGTGGTCTGGTTCGGCTTCGGCATCATTCCCAAAGTCATCTCGGCATTCCTGCTCGGCTTCTTCCCGGTGGTCGTCTCCGCCGTTCAGGGCTTCAAGTCGGTCGACCCCGACATGGTCGATCTCGCCCGTGCGATGCAGGGCAGCCGCTTCCAGGTGTTTTGTGCGGTGAATCTGCCGCATGCGCTGCCTGCGATCTTCTCCGGCCTCAAAGTGTCGGTGACGCTCGCCGTGGTCGGCGCCGTCGTCGGCGAATTCGTCGGCTCCAATTCCGGCATCGGCTACGTGATGCAGCGTTCGATCGGCACGTTCGACCTGCCGACGATGTTCGCGGCCCTCGTCATTCTCGCGCTGCTCGGTGTCGTCCTGTTCTGGGTCGTCGACCGGATCGAGAAGCTGATCATTCCCTGGCATGTCAGCCAGCGTGAGGACGTGATTTTCGCCTCTTAA
- a CDS encoding ABC transporter ATP-binding protein, with protein sequence MSETAQPAAHLRLVSDRAAGDASGIKLSGVSKTYRTRDGDVPSLRPLDFHINDGEFFVVVGPSGCGKSTLLKLISGLLPPTTGEILVEGEKVTTPHGNVGIVFQNALLLPWRNILGNVMLPIDMKRLPRQKYLDRAKALLKLVGLEGFEKKLPWQLSGGMQQRASICRALVHDPKIMLMDEPFGALDALTRERMNVELMRIQRETRKTVLLITHSIPEAVFLADRVLVMTERPGAIAAIYDVPLPRPRSLDVMADPVFTELVQRIRKHFFSQGALD encoded by the coding sequence ATGAGTGAAACCGCGCAGCCGGCCGCACATCTGAGACTGGTGAGCGACCGGGCTGCCGGCGATGCGTCGGGCATCAAGCTGTCAGGCGTGTCCAAGACCTACCGGACGCGCGATGGCGACGTGCCCTCGCTGCGGCCGCTCGACTTCCACATCAATGACGGCGAGTTCTTCGTCGTGGTCGGCCCCTCGGGCTGCGGCAAGTCCACGCTGCTCAAGCTGATCTCGGGCCTGCTGCCGCCGACCACGGGCGAGATCCTGGTCGAGGGTGAGAAGGTGACGACGCCGCACGGCAATGTCGGCATCGTGTTCCAGAATGCGCTGCTGCTGCCGTGGCGCAACATCCTCGGCAACGTGATGCTGCCGATCGACATGAAGCGGCTGCCGCGGCAAAAATACCTCGATCGCGCGAAGGCGCTGCTGAAGCTGGTCGGGCTGGAAGGGTTCGAGAAGAAGCTGCCCTGGCAGCTCTCCGGCGGCATGCAGCAGCGCGCCTCGATCTGCCGCGCGCTGGTGCACGACCCGAAGATCATGCTGATGGACGAGCCGTTCGGCGCGCTCGATGCGCTGACGCGCGAGCGCATGAATGTCGAATTGATGCGGATCCAGCGCGAGACGAGGAAGACGGTGCTGCTGATCACGCACTCGATCCCCGAGGCCGTGTTCCTGGCCGACCGCGTGCTGGTCATGACCGAGCGCCCCGGCGCGATCGCCGCGATCTACGACGTGCCGCTGCCGCGCCCGCGCTCGCTCGACGTGATGGCCGACCCTGTTTTCACCGAGCTCGTGCAACGCATCCGCAAGCACTTTTTCTCGCAAGGTGCATTGGATTAA
- a CDS encoding TetR/AcrR family transcriptional regulator, which produces MATAKRTLKWQRDPEGMRLRILEAAKQEFSAHGLAGARVDRIAAKAGANKRMLYYHVGNKDELYLAVLEGAYDKIRSEERGLDLEHLEPPEAIRRLIEFTWNYFLRNPEFLSLLQTENLARAKHLKKSTKVKSMHSPFVEMIRTVVRRGVDSGDFQVSVDPVQLYISIAGLCFFYLSNSATLSVIFGRDLLDRKAKDERLAHMVGLVLAALTGQSVALFEIAKAPKARSAVAQTV; this is translated from the coding sequence TTGGCGACAGCAAAGCGAACTCTGAAATGGCAGCGTGATCCCGAGGGGATGCGGCTGCGCATTCTCGAAGCCGCCAAGCAGGAATTTTCCGCCCATGGCCTTGCCGGCGCGCGCGTCGACCGCATCGCGGCCAAGGCCGGCGCCAACAAGCGCATGCTCTATTATCACGTCGGCAACAAGGACGAGCTTTATCTGGCGGTGCTGGAAGGCGCCTATGACAAGATCCGCAGCGAGGAGCGCGGGCTCGATCTCGAACATCTCGAGCCGCCGGAGGCCATCAGGCGCCTGATCGAGTTCACCTGGAATTACTTCCTGCGCAATCCCGAATTCCTGTCGCTGCTCCAGACCGAGAACCTCGCGCGGGCAAAGCACTTGAAGAAGTCGACCAAGGTCAAGTCGATGCACTCGCCCTTCGTCGAGATGATCCGCACCGTGGTGCGCCGCGGCGTCGACAGCGGCGACTTCCAGGTCTCGGTCGATCCGGTGCAGCTCTACATCTCCATCGCAGGGCTGTGCTTCTTCTATCTCTCGAACTCGGCGACCCTCAGCGTGATCTTCGGCCGCGATCTCCTGGATAGGAAGGCCAAGGACGAGCGGTTGGCACACATGGTGGGCCTCGTGCTGGCGGCGCTGACGGGACAGTCGGTCGCGCTGTTCGAGATCGCGAAAGCGCCGAAGGCGCGGAGCGCGGTGGCGCAGACGGTGTAG
- a CDS encoding NAD(P)/FAD-dependent oxidoreductase produces MTDGSVIIVGAGHGGYQAAASLRQAGFSQRICLINDEAHLPYQRPPLSKAYIKGSAGPESLMFRPEKFYHDQNIELIAGRAVSIDRAGRKVLLASGETFAYGHLVLATGARNRLLDLPNANLPDVKYLRILDESEALRAVMPSKSRVVVIGAGFIGLEFAATARIKGLEVDVLELAPRVMARAVTAEVSEHFQQRHREAGIRIHLGVQATSIEAENGKVTGVSLSDGRHLPADLVVVGVGVLPNMELAAEAGLPVAAGIIVDEYLSTADPNISAIGDCALFASPRFGGSLRLESVQNATDHARCLAARLTGDRKPYDGHPWFWSDQGDDKLQIAGLTTGYDRVVLRGDPAKKAFSAFCYKGDKLLGIESINRAGDHMFGRRLQGMDRSITAEQAADESFDLKSALA; encoded by the coding sequence ATGACCGACGGTTCGGTGATCATCGTCGGTGCCGGCCATGGCGGCTACCAGGCCGCGGCGTCCCTGCGCCAGGCGGGCTTTTCGCAGCGCATCTGCCTCATCAATGACGAGGCGCATCTGCCCTATCAGCGGCCGCCGCTGTCGAAGGCCTATATCAAGGGCTCCGCCGGGCCTGAGAGCCTGATGTTCCGACCGGAGAAGTTCTACCACGACCAGAACATCGAGCTGATCGCGGGCCGCGCGGTGTCGATCGACCGTGCGGGCCGCAAGGTCCTGCTCGCCTCGGGCGAGACGTTTGCCTATGGTCACCTCGTGCTGGCGACGGGCGCGCGTAACCGGCTTCTTGATCTGCCGAATGCCAATCTGCCTGACGTGAAATATTTGCGCATTCTCGACGAGAGCGAGGCGCTGCGTGCGGTCATGCCCTCGAAGTCACGGGTCGTGGTCATCGGCGCCGGCTTCATCGGCCTGGAATTCGCTGCGACGGCCCGGATCAAGGGCCTCGAGGTCGACGTGCTCGAGCTTGCCCCGCGCGTGATGGCGCGGGCGGTGACGGCGGAGGTTTCGGAGCATTTTCAACAACGCCATCGCGAGGCCGGCATCCGCATCCATCTCGGCGTGCAGGCCACCTCGATCGAAGCCGAGAACGGCAAGGTCACCGGCGTCTCCTTGAGCGACGGACGGCATCTGCCCGCTGACCTCGTCGTGGTCGGCGTCGGTGTGCTGCCGAACATGGAGCTGGCGGCCGAGGCCGGATTGCCGGTCGCGGCCGGCATCATCGTCGACGAATATCTCTCGACAGCCGACCCAAACATCTCCGCGATCGGCGATTGCGCGCTGTTCGCCAGCCCGCGCTTCGGCGGATCGCTGCGGCTGGAATCGGTGCAGAACGCCACCGACCACGCCCGCTGCCTCGCGGCGCGGCTGACCGGCGACCGGAAGCCCTATGACGGCCATCCCTGGTTCTGGAGCGACCAGGGCGATGACAAGCTCCAGATTGCAGGGCTGACCACGGGCTACGACCGCGTCGTGCTACGCGGCGATCCCGCCAAGAAGGCGTTTTCCGCGTTCTGCTACAAGGGCGACAAGCTGCTCGGCATCGAGTCCATCAACCGCGCCGGCGACCACATGTTCGGCCGCAGGCTGCAGGGCATGGACCGCTCGATCACGGCGGAGCAGGCCGCCGACGAAAGTTTTGATCTGAAGAGCGCGTTGGCGTGA